A genomic window from Catenulispora sp. GP43 includes:
- a CDS encoding phosphopantetheine-binding protein, with amino-acid sequence MTGVALAEQLRSIWQEALGVPVDGATDFFWEGGHSFMALDIVARSSQACGTDVPLRTLFDHPEFDDFVAAVTGRSENGAAA; translated from the coding sequence ATGACCGGGGTCGCGCTGGCCGAGCAGTTGCGGTCGATCTGGCAGGAGGCGCTCGGGGTGCCGGTCGACGGCGCCACGGACTTCTTCTGGGAGGGCGGCCATTCCTTCATGGCGTTGGACATCGTCGCCCGGTCCTCGCAGGCCTGCGGGACGGACGTGCCGCTGCGGACCCTGTTCGACCACCCCGAGTTCGACGACTTCGTGGCGGCGGTGACCGGACGGTCCGAGAACGGTGCGGCGGCTTGA
- a CDS encoding condensation domain-containing protein has product MRMVELNGASLGPGDLFLWRPVAAAAPLEESAAPPSYVQEQHLQQCDARRMAGVTQPRWAGVAVDLPGRLDHDVLSAALSAVVRRHDSLSCTFRVERGEAQRLTVPIGTAGFAVENLGTAASGAEAASRLIEAFDRWTEPFVWPAFLFAAVARESGWTLLFAADRVHADLYSLGYVAHEMVECYEAGAGSRPARLLPSAVYSEYCAAERVAAPDDRARDAAARRWLDLAEAAGGTFPGFPVDLGGGPDQPHPAAYREIDLADAATAERFERWCRDRRGGLTSGLAAAVAHACAARDRFHAVLALQTRPSPAKSAIGWYVNAVPLTFAVADTNTNTNTNTDTDTDTDTHADFAGTLLAAQRAMLSGYRDAQTPYSPVTDQLPEKLGFEQACWLSLADFRHLPGADRHAEWNLRAVAAPRHTTGGDLWINRVDRGLAAHIRFPGTDEAHRAVTTFVDSLTAIIAGIADLGDVWT; this is encoded by the coding sequence ATGAGAATGGTCGAGCTCAACGGTGCCTCCCTGGGGCCGGGAGACCTGTTCCTGTGGCGGCCCGTCGCGGCAGCCGCCCCCCTTGAGGAGTCCGCGGCCCCGCCGTCCTACGTCCAGGAACAACACCTCCAGCAGTGCGACGCCCGCCGCATGGCCGGTGTCACGCAGCCGCGCTGGGCCGGCGTCGCCGTCGACCTACCAGGCCGGCTCGACCACGACGTGTTGTCCGCCGCGCTGTCGGCCGTCGTCCGGCGGCACGATTCGCTCTCCTGCACGTTCCGGGTCGAGCGGGGCGAGGCCCAGCGGCTGACGGTGCCCATCGGGACCGCCGGATTCGCGGTCGAGAACCTGGGGACCGCCGCGTCCGGCGCCGAGGCGGCGAGCCGGCTGATCGAGGCCTTCGACCGATGGACCGAACCGTTCGTCTGGCCCGCCTTCCTGTTCGCCGCCGTGGCGCGGGAATCGGGGTGGACCCTGTTGTTCGCCGCCGACCGCGTGCACGCCGACCTGTATTCGTTGGGCTACGTCGCCCACGAGATGGTCGAATGCTACGAAGCCGGGGCGGGCAGCCGGCCCGCGCGGCTGCTGCCCAGCGCGGTGTACTCCGAATACTGCGCGGCCGAACGTGTTGCCGCGCCCGACGATCGCGCCCGGGATGCGGCCGCCCGCAGATGGCTGGACCTGGCCGAGGCCGCCGGCGGGACCTTCCCCGGGTTCCCCGTGGACCTCGGCGGCGGTCCCGACCAGCCGCATCCGGCCGCGTACCGGGAGATCGACCTCGCGGACGCGGCGACCGCCGAGCGCTTCGAGCGCTGGTGCCGCGACCGCCGCGGCGGCCTGACGTCCGGGCTGGCCGCCGCGGTCGCCCACGCCTGCGCGGCCCGCGATCGGTTCCACGCCGTGCTGGCCCTGCAGACCAGGCCGTCACCCGCGAAATCGGCGATCGGGTGGTACGTCAACGCGGTCCCGCTGACGTTCGCCGTCGCCGACACGAACACGAACACGAACACGAACACCGACACAGACACAGACACCGACACCCACGCCGACTTCGCCGGGACACTCCTGGCCGCGCAGAGGGCGATGCTCAGCGGCTACCGCGACGCGCAGACACCCTACAGCCCGGTCACCGATCAGCTTCCTGAGAAACTCGGGTTCGAGCAGGCCTGCTGGCTGTCGCTGGCCGACTTCCGGCACCTGCCGGGCGCGGACCGCCATGCCGAGTGGAACCTGCGGGCCGTCGCGGCCCCCCGCCACACGACCGGCGGCGATCTGTGGATCAACCGCGTCGACCGGGGGCTGGCCGCGCACATCCGGTTCCCCGGCACTGACGAAGCACATCGCGCCGTGACCACGTTCGTCGACTCGCTCACCGCGATCATCGCGGGCATCGCAGACCTTGGAGACGTATGGACATGA
- a CDS encoding lantibiotic dehydratase, translating to MTGSGLPGHLAPLGTTGWAVWRDVAVRGAGLPAARARAVHGAPAGVIGTDLARTAADPRFREAVAWQNPDLLGRCLDRVRADTPRNRQGRRDEATVAAYLQRFALKNDTIGAFGPVGWATVTTEAAAPWFAAVPGPALLSRRTTYFETWAIDEAARAFLELPGLRAQLPPRPAGTIEVVAGVLHRLRRRPVELSPDQLTVLDLCDGVRPLHEVLDKARSQSVPDSVFTSLLELGAVELDLSGPVEARPEETLRTRLEALGDRAVAEPALTALAGLVAARDAVARAADAEAVAETMAVLGEVFLRVTGTAATRRPGEAYAGRTLVYQDCVRDVDVRIGPGLLAAVAAPLGLMLDSAAWLVATVGAAYREFFGRLYQRERERWPEGRVPLGYLVNRAAPDLDAAGSAPPLVKAAVAEFQKRWAAILAAPDGVRTVRFDAADIAPAVAAAFGGPAARAPWSAARQHSPDLLFAAADAAALADGDFTCVLGELHLAVNSLESRSYVEQHPDPARLLAASEADHGDRRILCAPPKTSRLVTSRVMPPSALLSDRFTYWSWSPDPESMAAPGRRLPGAGITVREAGGELVVEAGGAEHDLLEMLGEILSGVVVNAFQPFPAAGHRPRVTVDRVVVARECWVFTASALRWAFLKDERERFEQAGLWRAANDIPELVFFRTPLEGKPIAVDFRSAALVGIWAKAVRAAAADTTTENSARITVTEMLPGPDDLWLTDADGARYTSEFRFVATRPAGALHD from the coding sequence TTGACCGGCAGCGGCCTGCCGGGGCACCTGGCCCCGCTGGGGACGACCGGCTGGGCGGTGTGGCGTGACGTCGCGGTGCGCGGCGCGGGCCTGCCCGCGGCCCGGGCCCGGGCCGTGCACGGCGCCCCGGCCGGGGTGATCGGCACGGATCTGGCCCGGACGGCCGCGGACCCCCGGTTCCGCGAGGCGGTCGCATGGCAGAACCCTGATCTATTGGGCCGCTGCCTGGACCGGGTGCGCGCGGACACCCCGCGGAACCGGCAGGGCCGCCGCGACGAGGCCACGGTCGCCGCCTACCTGCAGCGGTTCGCGCTGAAGAACGACACCATCGGCGCGTTCGGACCCGTGGGCTGGGCCACGGTGACGACTGAGGCGGCCGCGCCCTGGTTCGCCGCGGTACCGGGCCCCGCGTTGCTCAGCCGGCGGACCACGTACTTCGAGACGTGGGCGATCGACGAGGCGGCGCGGGCATTCCTGGAACTGCCCGGGCTGCGCGCGCAGCTGCCGCCGCGCCCCGCCGGCACCATCGAGGTGGTGGCCGGCGTCCTGCACCGCCTGCGGCGGCGGCCCGTGGAACTGTCACCGGACCAGCTGACCGTCCTCGATCTGTGCGACGGGGTCCGCCCCCTGCATGAAGTGCTCGACAAGGCACGCTCCCAGTCGGTCCCGGACTCGGTCTTCACCAGCTTGCTGGAGCTCGGTGCGGTGGAGCTCGACTTGTCGGGCCCGGTCGAGGCCCGGCCTGAGGAAACGCTGCGGACGCGGTTGGAGGCGCTCGGTGACCGGGCCGTGGCGGAGCCGGCGCTCACCGCCCTCGCCGGACTGGTCGCGGCTCGCGACGCCGTCGCGCGCGCCGCGGATGCCGAAGCCGTGGCCGAGACGATGGCGGTGCTGGGCGAGGTGTTCCTCCGCGTCACGGGGACCGCCGCCACCCGTCGTCCCGGTGAGGCCTACGCCGGACGCACCCTGGTCTACCAGGACTGCGTCCGCGACGTGGACGTGCGGATCGGGCCCGGGCTGCTGGCCGCCGTCGCGGCGCCGCTGGGGCTGATGCTCGACAGCGCCGCCTGGCTGGTGGCCACGGTCGGAGCGGCCTACCGGGAGTTCTTCGGCCGGCTTTATCAGCGGGAACGGGAACGGTGGCCCGAGGGCCGCGTGCCCCTGGGCTATCTGGTCAATCGTGCCGCGCCCGACCTGGACGCCGCCGGGTCCGCACCGCCGCTGGTGAAGGCGGCGGTCGCGGAATTCCAGAAGCGGTGGGCCGCCATCCTCGCCGCTCCGGACGGCGTCCGCACCGTCCGATTCGACGCGGCGGACATCGCGCCCGCGGTCGCCGCCGCGTTCGGCGGACCGGCTGCGCGGGCGCCGTGGAGCGCGGCGCGACAGCACTCGCCGGATCTGCTGTTCGCCGCGGCCGACGCCGCGGCGCTGGCCGATGGCGACTTCACCTGTGTCCTGGGCGAACTCCATCTCGCGGTGAACTCGCTGGAGAGCCGTTCGTACGTGGAGCAGCACCCTGATCCGGCCCGGCTGCTCGCCGCTTCCGAGGCGGACCACGGCGATCGGCGGATCCTGTGCGCACCGCCGAAGACCTCCCGCCTGGTGACCTCGCGCGTCATGCCGCCGTCGGCGCTGCTGTCCGATCGGTTCACCTACTGGTCGTGGTCGCCGGATCCGGAATCGATGGCCGCCCCCGGTCGCAGGCTGCCCGGGGCCGGGATCACCGTGCGGGAGGCCGGCGGCGAACTCGTCGTGGAGGCCGGCGGCGCCGAACACGACCTGCTCGAGATGCTGGGCGAGATCCTCAGCGGTGTCGTCGTCAACGCGTTCCAGCCGTTCCCGGCCGCCGGGCACCGGCCGCGGGTCACCGTGGACCGTGTGGTCGTCGCCCGCGAGTGCTGGGTGTTCACCGCGTCCGCGCTCCGTTGGGCGTTCTTGAAGGACGAGCGCGAACGCTTCGAGCAAGCGGGGCTGTGGCGCGCGGCGAACGACATCCCGGAGCTCGTGTTCTTCAGGACGCCGCTGGAGGGCAAGCCGATCGCGGTGGACTTCCGGAGCGCGGCGCTCGTGGGGATATGGGCCAAGGCCGTCCGCGCCGCCGCTGCCGATACCACTACCGAGAACTCGGCGCGGATCACCGTCACCGAGATGCTTCCCGGCCCGGACGACCTGTGGCTGACCGACGCCGACGGCGCCCGCTACACCTCGGAGTTCCGATTCGTCGCGACGCGCCCGGCGGGAGCCCTTCATGACTGA
- a CDS encoding 2-deoxy-scyllo-inosose synthase → MTVASEQDWLARTVDLGGVAFPYRFGYDCVDRIAWSIGRLEPDRILVVTDDTVAGLHGDTLFPELAAHAPVEVISMPAGEGMKSQTTLASHLERCIAAGATRGSVVVSFGGGVPGNLAGLMAALLYRGVRLVHVPTTTVAAMDSTLSLKQAVNSAYGKNHIGTYHTPQGVFTDVRFLQTLPERERRSGLCEAVKNCLAIRPQAIEPMRELLASGTTNSAEALLWLLDEGLTAKTGVTAGDPKEQGRGLILEYGHTVGHAVELCDQRIRGAQGVSHGEAVALGMLAAARIGQALGTLSAPDVAVHDDLVALLGAASCLPSGVEPDEVVSRVGVDNKRGYLSVGPKEAAMVVLDGLGEPLGERDLPLVSVPMELVAEAVAGLVDQTGEGNAR, encoded by the coding sequence TTGACCGTCGCGTCCGAGCAGGACTGGCTGGCCCGGACAGTCGATCTGGGAGGCGTCGCCTTCCCCTATCGGTTCGGCTACGACTGCGTCGACCGCATCGCCTGGTCGATCGGCCGTCTGGAGCCGGACCGCATCCTGGTCGTCACCGACGACACCGTGGCCGGGCTGCACGGCGACACGCTGTTTCCGGAACTGGCCGCGCACGCCCCGGTCGAAGTGATCAGCATGCCCGCGGGCGAGGGCATGAAGTCGCAGACGACCCTGGCCTCGCACCTGGAGCGCTGCATCGCCGCCGGTGCGACCCGCGGTTCGGTCGTGGTCTCCTTCGGCGGGGGCGTGCCCGGCAACCTGGCGGGGCTGATGGCCGCCCTGCTGTATCGGGGCGTCAGGCTCGTGCACGTCCCGACCACCACGGTCGCCGCGATGGACTCGACCCTGTCGCTCAAGCAGGCCGTCAACAGCGCGTACGGGAAGAACCACATCGGCACGTACCACACGCCGCAGGGGGTCTTCACCGACGTCCGGTTCCTCCAGACGCTCCCCGAACGCGAGCGCAGGTCGGGGCTCTGCGAGGCGGTCAAGAACTGCCTTGCCATCCGGCCGCAGGCGATCGAGCCGATGCGCGAGCTGTTGGCCTCCGGGACGACGAACTCCGCCGAGGCCCTCCTGTGGCTTCTCGACGAAGGGCTGACCGCGAAGACCGGGGTGACCGCCGGGGACCCGAAGGAGCAAGGCAGGGGTCTGATCCTGGAGTACGGACACACGGTCGGCCACGCGGTCGAGCTCTGCGACCAGCGGATCCGCGGCGCCCAGGGCGTCTCGCACGGCGAGGCGGTGGCTCTGGGCATGCTCGCGGCCGCCCGGATCGGCCAGGCCCTGGGCACCCTGTCGGCGCCGGACGTCGCCGTCCACGACGACCTGGTGGCGCTGCTCGGTGCCGCGTCGTGCCTGCCGTCCGGGGTCGAGCCGGACGAGGTGGTGAGCCGCGTCGGCGTCGACAACAAGCGGGGCTATCTGAGCGTCGGCCCCAAGGAGGCGGCGATGGTCGTGCTCGACGGGCTGGGCGAGCCGTTGGGCGAGCGGGACCTGCCGCTGGTGAGCGTCCCCATGGAGCTGGTGGCCGAGGCTGTCGCCGGGCTCGTCGACCAGACCGGGGAGGGGAACGCCCGATGA
- a CDS encoding lantibiotic dehydratase: MTDEQVSIRSVPLGETGWRLWCDAVLRSAGFAAEEVAAIRDLDLAAAADSDSDSNSHSGSDSSPDSDPDPGSGYRAAYAAASARLAAATTRIAADPRFREAVAWQNPDLVGHCLDKVAAGVARNSRGRQLEAGVISYLQRYALKNDTIGFYGPVGWARLDPDAPGFQSRPGPELLAGRTTHFEMWAVDEVARAFAARPDVEQWLTPTRSPAVTVLSRTLYRPRGRPVPLTGDELAVFEFCDGDRTVADVLRTAAEHGVAAPETALKRLVALAALRIGLEGPVDAWPERGLRHRIARIGDARLRDDLLAALDSLIAARDAAAEAADAESVVAATRTLGARFREITGGDDTRRAGQAYAGRTLLYQDSRRDVEVVAGTPVLDALAAPLGLVLDSVRWLVAECGRAFRTLLTGAFRAECVRSGHDELPLPLLLARCGPDLTADDGPPCAARAVMAEFQQRWQRILGFGDDDRRITAASADLAAGVAREFGGATVPWCGAGRHSPDLMIAAASAQHVASGDFLLVLGELHVAVTSVEGRGFVEQSPDPGSLLAAVEQDYATGRIVAVHPKDSPFVTSRAAPPTALPSDRFTYWTWSETPPALDPPGPWIPGADLVVRERDGAVLVATRSTGAEYDLLEVLGEILSAAVANTFRPIAAGPHSPRVTVDRLVMARETWRFPAEELAWAFVSDDADRYRQARRWRAGHGLPERVFARTGSGTKPTAVDFTSPALVGMLARTARRAAGTGQAMVTLSEMLPDVSGLWLSDAAGKRYTSELRVVAVDGDGDGDGDGQR; this comes from the coding sequence ATGACTGACGAGCAGGTGTCGATCCGCTCGGTTCCCCTGGGCGAGACCGGGTGGCGGCTGTGGTGCGACGCCGTGCTGCGCAGCGCGGGATTCGCGGCTGAGGAGGTGGCGGCGATCCGGGACCTCGATCTGGCTGCCGCCGCCGACTCTGATTCCGATTCCAATTCCCACTCCGGCTCTGATTCGAGCCCTGATTCCGACCCAGATCCCGGTTCCGGCTACCGCGCGGCCTACGCCGCCGCCTCGGCCCGGCTGGCGGCCGCCACCACGCGTATCGCAGCCGACCCCCGCTTCCGGGAGGCCGTGGCCTGGCAGAACCCCGACCTCGTCGGCCACTGCCTGGACAAGGTGGCGGCCGGGGTCGCGCGCAACTCCCGCGGTCGGCAGTTGGAGGCCGGGGTCATCTCCTACCTCCAGCGCTACGCCCTGAAGAACGACACCATCGGCTTCTACGGCCCGGTCGGCTGGGCCCGCCTGGACCCCGACGCACCCGGTTTCCAGTCCCGGCCCGGACCGGAGCTGCTCGCCGGCCGCACCACGCATTTCGAGATGTGGGCCGTCGACGAGGTGGCGCGGGCGTTCGCGGCCCGGCCCGACGTGGAGCAGTGGCTCACGCCGACCCGGAGTCCCGCGGTCACCGTCCTGAGCCGGACGCTGTATCGGCCGCGTGGCCGTCCGGTACCGCTGACCGGCGATGAACTGGCCGTCTTCGAGTTCTGCGACGGTGACCGCACCGTCGCCGACGTTCTGCGGACCGCCGCCGAGCACGGCGTGGCCGCCCCTGAGACGGCACTGAAACGACTGGTCGCACTGGCCGCGCTCCGCATCGGGCTCGAAGGACCGGTGGACGCCTGGCCGGAGCGGGGACTGCGGCACCGCATCGCCCGGATCGGCGACGCCCGGTTGCGGGACGACCTGCTGGCCGCGTTGGACAGCCTGATCGCGGCCCGGGACGCGGCCGCCGAGGCGGCCGACGCCGAGTCCGTCGTGGCCGCCACCCGGACGCTGGGCGCCCGGTTCCGCGAGATCACCGGCGGCGACGACACGCGCCGCGCCGGGCAGGCCTACGCCGGCCGGACCCTGCTGTACCAGGACTCGCGCCGGGACGTCGAGGTCGTCGCCGGCACCCCGGTCCTGGACGCCCTGGCCGCACCGCTGGGCCTGGTCCTGGACAGCGTGCGGTGGCTGGTCGCCGAGTGCGGCCGGGCGTTCCGTACCCTGCTGACGGGCGCCTTCCGGGCCGAGTGCGTCCGGTCCGGCCACGACGAGCTGCCCCTGCCGCTGCTGCTCGCCCGGTGCGGCCCGGACCTCACCGCCGACGACGGACCACCGTGCGCCGCCCGGGCCGTGATGGCGGAGTTCCAGCAGCGCTGGCAGCGCATCCTCGGGTTCGGCGACGACGACCGCCGGATCACCGCCGCCTCGGCGGACCTCGCCGCGGGGGTCGCCCGCGAGTTCGGCGGTGCGACGGTGCCCTGGTGCGGGGCCGGACGGCACTCGCCGGACCTCATGATCGCCGCGGCTTCCGCGCAGCACGTCGCGAGCGGCGATTTCCTGCTGGTCCTCGGCGAACTCCACGTGGCGGTCACCAGTGTCGAGGGGCGCGGCTTCGTCGAGCAGAGCCCTGATCCAGGCAGCCTGCTGGCGGCCGTCGAGCAGGACTACGCGACGGGCCGCATCGTCGCCGTCCATCCCAAGGACTCGCCATTCGTGACCTCCCGTGCCGCGCCGCCGACCGCTCTGCCGTCCGACCGGTTCACCTACTGGACCTGGTCCGAGACGCCACCTGCCCTGGACCCGCCGGGTCCCTGGATCCCCGGTGCGGACCTCGTGGTTCGCGAGCGCGACGGCGCCGTGCTGGTCGCGACCCGCTCGACCGGTGCCGAGTACGACCTGTTGGAAGTACTCGGTGAGATCCTCAGCGCCGCGGTCGCCAACACCTTCCGACCGATCGCAGCCGGGCCGCACAGCCCGCGGGTCACCGTCGACCGACTGGTCATGGCCCGGGAGACGTGGCGGTTCCCCGCCGAGGAGCTGGCGTGGGCCTTCGTGTCCGACGACGCCGACCGGTATCGGCAGGCCCGCCGATGGCGGGCCGGGCACGGACTCCCGGAGCGGGTGTTCGCCCGGACCGGCTCGGGGACCAAGCCGACGGCGGTCGATTTCACCAGTCCGGCCCTGGTCGGCATGCTCGCCAGGACGGCCCGGCGGGCCGCCGGGACCGGTCAGGCCATGGTGACGTTGAGCGAGATGCTTCCGGACGTATCAGGCCTATGGCTCTCGGATGCCGCCGGGAAGCGCTACACGTCGGAGCTGCGCGTCGTCGCCGTGGACGGGGACGGGGACGGGGACGGGGACGGGCAACGATGA
- a CDS encoding PP2C family serine/threonine-protein phosphatase gives MTAVLTAVALTDRGLRREENEDAFHVGAHLLAVADGMGGHVAGGLASATVIAELATADRDGLLADTRGRLRAAILAANSAIARLVSARPEIEGTGTTVTAVVFDGAEFVVGNVGDSRTYLFRDGTLTGLTRDDSFVQMLVDSGQINADDAMRHPFRSLVTQALQGQDDVVPTIAGHPARLGDRLLLCSDGLTDVLGPQELTAALSVRSAHECAHALVDAALTAGGPDNVTVVVADVQPGAAGQPMRNQSQ, from the coding sequence GTGACCGCGGTGCTGACAGCCGTCGCGCTGACCGACCGCGGCCTGCGCCGCGAGGAGAACGAGGACGCCTTCCACGTGGGCGCGCACCTGCTCGCGGTCGCCGACGGCATGGGCGGGCACGTGGCCGGCGGGCTGGCCAGTGCCACCGTCATCGCCGAACTGGCGACCGCGGACCGGGACGGCCTGCTGGCCGACACCCGGGGCCGGCTGCGGGCCGCGATCCTGGCCGCGAACAGCGCCATCGCCCGGCTGGTCTCGGCGCGGCCGGAGATCGAGGGGACCGGGACGACCGTGACCGCGGTGGTGTTCGACGGCGCCGAATTCGTCGTCGGCAACGTCGGGGACTCCCGGACCTACCTGTTCCGGGACGGCACCTTGACCGGACTGACCCGCGACGACAGCTTCGTCCAGATGCTGGTCGACAGCGGCCAGATCAACGCCGACGACGCCATGCGGCATCCCTTCCGCTCGCTGGTGACGCAGGCGCTGCAAGGCCAGGACGACGTGGTGCCGACCATCGCCGGCCATCCGGCGCGGCTGGGCGACCGGCTGCTGTTGTGCTCCGACGGGCTGACCGACGTCCTGGGCCCGCAGGAGCTGACCGCGGCGCTCTCGGTGCGCTCGGCGCACGAGTGTGCGCACGCCCTGGTCGACGCCGCCCTCACGGCGGGCGGACCGGACAACGTCACGGTCGTCGTCGCCGACGTCCAGCCCGGGGCCGCCGGGCAGCCGATGAGGAATCAGAGCCAATGA
- a CDS encoding amino acid adenylation domain-containing protein, with amino-acid sequence MTDSPNREENTARLGPGAADPAAEGTASWNEAAAGLGLHASALAAGVHAIASALTDGRADSPALSQTAVGWFGTLPDLPDDAPPVPQTVLARILDWLRADPAARVADLLVAASGLIGAPPGESEHEHASPEVPTLMSPAVQTAVLHSVSQSRSRSQSQSPSSGAEPPVRPVPELFADQARRHPRRIAVEAADGTATFAAVDAAATAWARRLAAAGVGPEDVVAVLLPRDRTLIEAMVGIWRAGAAFLLLDPRDPDDLIRYKLQAAQARRLIVADIGAGARWPLPVMAARESEASTAGGTGADPRPAATAPEQLAYVVFTSGSTGRPKGVLIEHGGLAEHTATQLAPHYLAVASPDGPLRVGGAAPVTFDSFIDQVLPILALGHTLVLFDDERRADPESFIGAGLDVVDCAPSQLAVLLAQGLLDQPQPPRLIVFGGEKPNRGTWDRLRAGTARAVSVYGATEVTIGSTAADVHEHAEVNLGFPDGSARVYVLDEAGRVLPPGLIGEIHLGGPGVGRGYLDPERTAETAFVPDPFAGVPGARMYRTGDLGRVEGDGRLVFHGRLDDQLKIRGYRVEPGEIEAALEAVPGVRQAAVVPAPAQGPPSHLVACLVCAEDAPSWPEIRARISGRLPAHLLPNRAEFLDRLPLTANGKIDRAALRSAVGDNRGAAAEPEPPADDLEAAIHAVWCEVLELDGLGVTDDFLDAGGTSLAAMEIVGRLRRTLDRQVPARLALNARTVRELAGLLRGLTVTEAAAVRP; translated from the coding sequence ATGACGGATTCCCCGAATCGGGAGGAGAACACAGCCCGGCTCGGACCCGGTGCCGCCGATCCGGCGGCGGAGGGCACCGCGAGCTGGAACGAAGCAGCCGCCGGCCTCGGCCTACACGCGTCAGCACTAGCGGCGGGCGTCCACGCGATCGCCTCGGCGCTCACCGACGGGCGTGCCGACTCCCCGGCTCTGTCCCAGACCGCCGTCGGATGGTTCGGCACCCTGCCGGACCTCCCCGACGATGCTCCGCCGGTCCCGCAGACCGTCCTGGCGCGAATCCTGGACTGGCTGCGCGCGGACCCGGCCGCGCGGGTGGCCGACCTGCTCGTCGCCGCGAGCGGTCTGATCGGCGCCCCGCCCGGGGAATCAGAGCACGAGCACGCATCCCCCGAGGTGCCGACGCTCATGTCCCCCGCTGTTCAGACCGCCGTGCTGCACTCCGTGTCGCAAAGCCGAAGCCGAAGCCAAAGCCAAAGCCCGAGCAGCGGCGCCGAGCCGCCGGTCCGCCCGGTGCCGGAGCTGTTCGCGGACCAGGCGCGTCGGCACCCGCGACGCATCGCCGTCGAGGCCGCCGACGGCACCGCGACCTTCGCCGCCGTGGACGCCGCCGCCACCGCCTGGGCCCGACGCCTGGCCGCCGCGGGAGTCGGACCCGAGGACGTGGTCGCGGTCCTGCTGCCGCGTGACAGGACCCTGATCGAGGCGATGGTCGGGATCTGGCGGGCCGGAGCCGCGTTCCTGCTGCTCGATCCGCGCGACCCCGACGACCTGATCCGCTACAAACTCCAAGCCGCCCAGGCCCGCCGGCTGATCGTCGCCGATATCGGGGCCGGCGCACGGTGGCCGCTGCCGGTCATGGCCGCCCGGGAATCCGAAGCGTCCACCGCCGGCGGGACCGGCGCCGATCCCCGCCCCGCCGCCACAGCACCGGAGCAGCTCGCCTACGTCGTCTTCACCTCCGGCTCGACCGGCCGCCCCAAGGGCGTCCTCATCGAGCACGGCGGCCTGGCCGAACACACCGCGACCCAACTCGCCCCGCACTACCTCGCGGTGGCCTCGCCGGACGGCCCGCTCCGGGTGGGCGGTGCGGCCCCGGTCACCTTCGACTCCTTCATCGACCAGGTGCTCCCGATCCTCGCGCTCGGTCACACGCTGGTCCTGTTCGACGACGAGCGCCGGGCCGACCCCGAGTCCTTCATCGGTGCCGGACTCGACGTCGTCGATTGCGCGCCGTCCCAGCTGGCGGTGCTGCTCGCGCAGGGCTTGCTGGACCAGCCGCAACCGCCCCGGCTCATCGTGTTCGGCGGGGAGAAGCCGAACCGGGGAACCTGGGACCGGCTGCGCGCCGGCACCGCACGCGCGGTGAGCGTCTACGGGGCCACCGAGGTGACCATCGGCTCGACGGCGGCCGACGTCCACGAGCACGCCGAGGTGAACCTCGGCTTCCCCGACGGCTCGGCACGCGTCTACGTGCTCGACGAAGCCGGCCGCGTGCTGCCGCCCGGCCTGATCGGCGAGATCCACCTCGGCGGCCCGGGTGTCGGCCGCGGCTACCTCGATCCGGAGCGGACCGCCGAGACGGCGTTCGTCCCGGATCCGTTCGCGGGCGTCCCCGGAGCGCGCATGTACCGCACCGGGGATCTCGGGCGCGTCGAGGGCGACGGACGCCTGGTGTTCCACGGCCGCCTGGACGACCAGCTCAAGATCCGCGGCTACCGCGTCGAGCCGGGCGAGATCGAGGCGGCGCTCGAGGCGGTGCCCGGGGTGCGGCAGGCCGCCGTGGTCCCGGCCCCGGCCCAGGGCCCGCCGAGCCACCTGGTGGCCTGCCTGGTATGCGCCGAGGACGCGCCTTCGTGGCCTGAGATCAGGGCTCGCATATCGGGGCGGCTGCCCGCGCACCTGCTGCCGAACCGCGCCGAGTTCCTCGACCGGCTCCCGTTGACCGCCAACGGCAAGATCGACCGGGCGGCGCTGCGGTCGGCGGTCGGCGACAACCGCGGCGCCGCCGCCGAACCCGAACCTCCGGCCGACGACCTGGAGGCGGCCATCCATGCGGTCTGGTGCGAGGTGTTGGAGCTGGACGGCCTGGGGGTGACCGACGACTTCCTGGACGCCGGGGGCACCAGCCTGGCCGCCATGGAGATCGTCGGACGCCTGCGCCGCACCCTGGATCGGCAGGTCCCGGCCCGGCTGGCGCTCAACGCGCGCACAGTGCGCGAACTCGCCGGGCTGCTCAGGGGCCTGACCGTCACCGAGGCCGCGGCGGTGCGCCCGTGA